From a region of the Lactuca sativa cultivar Salinas chromosome 4, Lsat_Salinas_v11, whole genome shotgun sequence genome:
- the LOC111895867 gene encoding uncharacterized protein LOC111895867, which translates to MKEQQTMMIEQQASLRNHQPSIHNLEVQIGQLTTLVSNKLSSQFHENNSQPHVMMIETKEKAISKFLKALEVEPKQSDPKLENKNVAKTQKSRCEPLQFMLCDQSDRKTLENISTYCPPLPFPSRANLSPLEWEHLEFIKYIKNIPINTPFVETFAKIPEYATFLQDLMDSRQQLKKNSKVVEQSSRLVLGELPKKIGDPGRLTLPCEFGNNLKTYASADSGASINLMPFSFYKMLNIQKMKATKMTIHIENRSVTQPRGIVEYILVKIGNFVFPINYVIMDMKEDLDVPIILGRPLLNTTGALVDICESKITLRIGDEKETFGIEDGFQGSDVQGEVFNIDKEDELEELGKLIEEEIKTI; encoded by the coding sequence atgaAAGAACAGCAGACAATGATGATTGAACAGCAAGCTTCATTAAGAAATCATCAACCATCAATCCATAATCTCGAAGTCCAAATTGGTCAACTAACCACTTTGGTGAGCAACAAATTATCCTCACAATTTCATGAAAATAATTCTCAACCCCATGTTATGATGATTGAGACTAAAGAAAAGGCAATCTCTAAGTTCTTAAAAGCACTTGAAGTGGAACCGAAGCAATCCGATCCAAAGCTGGAAAATAAAAATGTTGCTAAAACACAGAAGTCACGATGTGAACCTCTTCAGTTCATGTTGTGTGACCAGTCTGATCGGaaaactttagaaaacatttcgACTTATTGTCCGCCTTTACCATTTCCGTCCCGAGCTAATCTTAGTCCACTGGAATGGGAGCATTTGGAGTTTATAAAGTACATCAAGAATATTCCTATAAATACTCCTTTTGTTGAGACGTTCGCTAAAATTCCCGAGTATGCAACATTCCTACAAGATTTAATGGATAGTCGTCAACAATTGAAGAAAAATTCCAAGGTGGTTGAGCAAAGTTCAAGGTTAGTGTTGGGAGAATTACCAAAGAAGATTGGAGATCCTGGACGtctcactcttccatgtgagtttgggaacAATCTAAAGACTTATGCTTcagccgattctggggctagcataaaTTTGATGCCTTTCTCATTTTACAAAATGCTTAatattcagaagatgaaggctaccaAAATGACAATTCACATTGAAaaccgttcagtgacacaaccAAGGGGCATTGTAGAATACATATTAGTAAAAATTGGAAATTTTGTTTTCCCAATTAATTATGTGATTATGGATATGAAAGAAGATCTCGATGTCCCCATTATTCTTGGTCGCCCATTACTTAACACTACTGGTGCCTTGGTTGATATTTGCGAGTCCAAAATCACTTTGAGAATAGGAGATGAAAAGGAAACTTTTGGAATAGAAGATGGTTTCCAAGGGAGTGATGTTCAAGGAGAGGTTTTCAATATAGATAAAGAGGATGAACTTGAAGAATTGGGGAAGTTGATTGAAGaagaaataaaaacaatttaa